The proteins below are encoded in one region of Alistipes communis:
- a CDS encoding Panacea domain-containing protein produces the protein MNSIHDITDYIILRVKSEDRFASLINLKLQKLLYYVQAWSYGINKKPMFDGEFEAWIHGPVNREIYNRFNSTKYLYSEINIDDCMNHNVSLSSEDAEFIDFILENYLKYSGAELERLSHNEMPWIKTRGDLNVNERCDKVITPELMIEYYGKKWETIKS, from the coding sequence ATGAACTCAATACACGATATAACAGACTACATTATCTTACGAGTAAAATCGGAAGATAGATTTGCGTCTTTAATAAATTTAAAGTTGCAGAAGTTATTGTATTATGTTCAAGCATGGTCTTATGGTATCAATAAAAAACCTATGTTTGACGGCGAGTTTGAAGCATGGATTCATGGTCCGGTAAATCGAGAAATCTACAATCGATTTAATTCTACAAAATATCTCTATTCAGAAATCAATATTGATGATTGCATGAATCACAATGTGAGTTTATCATCAGAAGACGCTGAATTCATTGACTTTATATTGGAGAATTATCTTAAATATAGCGGTGCTGAATTAGAACGATTGTCCCACAATGAGATGCCTTGGATTAAAACACGTGGAGATTTAAATGTAAATGAGCGTTGTGACAAGGTTATTACTCCAGAACTAATGATTGAGTATTATGGGAAAAAATGGGAAACTATTAAATCTTAA
- a CDS encoding DUF4134 domain-containing protein yields the protein MNKNILKNRKAILSAALVIAATASAFAQGNGIAGINEATSMVSSYFDPGTKLIYAIGAVVGLIGGVKVYGKFSSGDPDTSKTAASWFGACIFLIVAATILRSFFL from the coding sequence ATGAACAAGAACATCTTGAAAAACAGAAAAGCAATCCTCTCCGCGGCACTTGTCATCGCCGCAACCGCCTCCGCTTTCGCGCAGGGAAACGGCATCGCGGGCATCAACGAAGCCACCTCTATGGTGAGTTCTTATTTCGACCCCGGAACTAAACTGATATACGCCATCGGTGCAGTCGTCGGGCTTATCGGGGGCGTAAAAGTGTACGGCAAGTTTTCATCGGGCGACCCCGACACCAGCAAGACAGCCGCCTCGTGGTTCGGCGCGTGCATCTTCCTGATTGTTGCCGCCACCATCCTGCGCTCATTCTTCCTTTAA
- the mobC gene encoding conjugal transfer protein MobC, which produces MSQQEDDLRALAKIMDFLRAVSIILVVMNVYWFCYEAIRLWGVNIGVVDKILMNFDRTAGLFRSILYTKLFAVLLLALSCLGTKGVKGEKITWRKIWTTLAAGFVLFFLNWWILALPLPVEAVTGLYILTIGTGYVCLLMGGLWMSRLLKHNLMEDVFNNENESFMQETRLIESEYSVNLPTRFYYRKRWNNGWINVVNPFRASIVLGTPGSGKSYAVVNNFIKQQIEKGFSQYIYDFKYPDLSTIAYNHLMNNPEGYKVKPKFYVINFDDPRRSHRCNPIHPDFMEDITDAYESAYTIMLNLNKTWVQKQGDFFVESPIILFASIIWYLKIYQNGKYCTFPHAIEFLNRRYEDIFPILTSYPELENYLSPFMDAWLGGAAEQLMGQIASAKIPLSRMISPQLYWVMSDSEFTLDINNPEEPKILCVGNNPDRQNIYGAALGLYNSRIVKLINKKGMLKSSVIIDELPTIYFKGLDNLIATARSNKVAVCLGFQDFSQLVRDYGDKEAKVVMNTVGNIFSGQVVGETAKTLSERFGKVLQKRQSISINRQDVSTSINTQMDALIPPSKISGLTQGMFVGSVSDNFNERIEQKIFHCEIVVDAEKVKREERAYKKIPVITDFTDEDGNDRMKETVQANYRRIKEEVKQIVQEELERIAGDDNLKYLLQQK; this is translated from the coding sequence ATGTCACAACAAGAAGACGATTTGAGGGCATTGGCGAAAATCATGGATTTTCTGCGTGCCGTGAGTATCATTTTGGTGGTCATGAACGTGTACTGGTTTTGTTACGAAGCCATCCGGCTGTGGGGCGTGAACATCGGTGTGGTGGATAAAATCCTGATGAACTTCGACCGCACGGCGGGGCTGTTCCGTTCCATTCTGTACACGAAGCTGTTCGCCGTCCTGTTGCTTGCGCTGTCGTGCTTAGGAACGAAAGGTGTCAAGGGCGAGAAAATCACATGGCGTAAAATCTGGACGACACTCGCCGCCGGGTTCGTGCTGTTTTTCCTGAACTGGTGGATACTGGCTCTGCCGCTGCCGGTTGAAGCGGTGACGGGGCTGTATATCCTTACCATCGGTACGGGCTATGTCTGCCTTTTGATGGGCGGTCTGTGGATGAGCCGTCTGTTGAAACACAATCTGATGGAGGATGTTTTCAACAACGAGAACGAGAGTTTCATGCAGGAAACAAGGCTCATCGAAAGCGAGTATTCGGTCAATCTGCCGACACGTTTCTATTACAGGAAACGCTGGAACAACGGTTGGATCAATGTAGTTAATCCCTTCCGTGCGTCCATCGTGTTGGGTACGCCGGGCAGCGGAAAGTCATACGCCGTTGTAAACAATTTTATCAAGCAACAGATTGAGAAGGGCTTTAGCCAATACATCTACGATTTCAAGTATCCCGACCTTTCGACCATCGCATATAACCATCTGATGAATAATCCGGAGGGCTACAAGGTGAAGCCGAAATTCTATGTAATCAACTTCGACGACCCGCGACGCTCACACCGTTGCAATCCCATTCACCCGGATTTCATGGAGGATATTACAGACGCTTACGAGAGTGCCTATACAATAATGCTCAACCTCAATAAAACGTGGGTGCAAAAGCAGGGCGACTTCTTCGTGGAGTCACCTATCATTTTGTTCGCCAGTATTATATGGTATCTTAAAATCTATCAGAACGGGAAGTATTGCACGTTTCCCCATGCCATCGAGTTTTTGAACCGCCGCTACGAGGATATTTTTCCGATACTGACTTCCTATCCCGAACTGGAGAATTACCTTTCCCCGTTCATGGATGCTTGGCTCGGAGGGGCTGCGGAGCAGCTCATGGGGCAGATAGCGTCGGCAAAAATTCCGCTGTCGAGGATGATTTCACCGCAGCTCTACTGGGTGATGTCGGACAGCGAGTTTACGCTGGACATCAACAATCCCGAAGAGCCGAAAATCCTATGCGTGGGCAACAATCCCGACCGTCAGAACATCTACGGGGCGGCTCTCGGATTGTATAACTCCCGCATCGTGAAGCTCATCAACAAGAAGGGAATGCTGAAGTCATCGGTCATCATCGACGAGCTGCCCACGATATACTTCAAGGGGTTGGACAACCTTATAGCCACCGCCCGAAGCAACAAGGTTGCCGTGTGTCTGGGATTTCAGGATTTCAGCCAGCTGGTGCGCGACTACGGTGATAAGGAGGCGAAAGTGGTGATGAATACGGTCGGTAACATTTTCTCCGGGCAGGTGGTAGGTGAAACGGCAAAGACACTATCGGAACGGTTCGGTAAGGTGTTGCAGAAACGGCAGTCTATCTCCATCAACCGGCAGGATGTTTCCACCTCCATCAACACGCAGATGGATGCGCTCATTCCGCCGAGCAAGATTTCCGGTCTGACGCAGGGAATGTTTGTCGGTTCGGTGTCCGACAACTTCAACGAACGTATCGAACAGAAAATTTTTCACTGCGAGATTGTGGTGGATGCCGAGAAGGTGAAGCGGGAGGAACGTGCCTACAAGAAAATTCCGGTCATTACCGATTTCACGGACGAGGACGGCAACGACCGCATGAAAGAAACGGTGCAGGCGAACTACCGGCGTATCAAGGAAGAGGTGAAGCAGATTGTGCAGGAGGAACTGGAGCGCATCGCGGGCGATGATAACCTGAAATATCTGTTGCAGCAGAAGTAA
- a CDS encoding DUF4133 domain-containing protein, giving the protein MAEYPINKGIGRPVEFKGLKAQYLFIFCGGLLALFVLFVILYMVGIDQWICIGFGAASSSLLVWQTFALNARYGEHGLMKLGAARSHPRYLINRRRITRLFKRQRKEERQ; this is encoded by the coding sequence ATGGCTGAATACCCAATCAACAAGGGTATCGGCCGTCCGGTAGAGTTCAAGGGCTTGAAGGCACAGTACCTCTTCATCTTCTGCGGAGGTCTGCTGGCTCTCTTCGTCCTGTTCGTCATCCTCTACATGGTCGGTATCGACCAGTGGATATGTATCGGCTTCGGCGCGGCATCGTCCTCCCTCCTTGTATGGCAGACCTTCGCGCTGAACGCCCGGTACGGTGAACACGGGCTGATGAAATTAGGAGCGGCACGGAGCCATCCCCGATACCTTATCAACCGGCGGCGGATAACCCGTCTGTTCAAACGACAACGAAAGGAAGAAAGACAATGA
- the mobB gene encoding conjugal transfer protein MobB codes for MVAKISVGNSLYGAIAYNGEKINEAQGRLLTTNRIYNDGSGKVDINKAMEGFLTFMPPQMKVEKPVVHISLNPHPEDVLTDAELQDIAREYLEKLGFGNQPYLVFKHEDIDRHHLHIVTVRVDENGQCISDRNNYYRSKQITRELEKKYGLHDAERRNRRLDTPLSKVDASAGEVKKQVGNTLKALNGQYRFQTMGEYRALLSIYNLTVEEARGNVRGREYHGLVYSVTDDKGDKVGNPFKSSLFRKYVGYEAVQNKFARSKLEIKDRKLADMTKRTVLSVLQGTYDKDKFVSQLKEKGIDTVLRYTEEGRIYGATFIDHRTGCVLNGSRMGKELSANTLQEHFTLPYAGQPPIPLSIPVDAVDKAHGQTAYNGADVSGGMGLLTPEGPATDAEEEAFIRAMKRKKKKKRKGLGM; via the coding sequence ATGGTCGCAAAAATCAGTGTAGGAAACTCGTTGTACGGCGCGATTGCCTATAACGGGGAGAAGATTAACGAGGCGCAGGGGCGGTTGCTTACGACCAACCGCATCTACAATGACGGTTCGGGAAAGGTGGACATCAACAAGGCGATGGAGGGTTTTCTCACCTTCATGCCGCCACAGATGAAGGTGGAGAAGCCGGTGGTGCATATTTCGCTCAACCCGCATCCGGAGGATGTGTTGACCGATGCGGAATTGCAGGATATAGCCCGCGAGTATCTGGAAAAACTCGGTTTCGGCAACCAGCCTTATCTTGTTTTTAAGCACGAGGACATCGACCGCCACCACCTGCACATAGTGACGGTGCGGGTGGACGAGAACGGGCAATGTATCAGTGACCGGAACAACTACTATCGTAGCAAGCAGATTACCCGTGAGCTGGAAAAGAAATATGGTCTGCACGATGCGGAGCGCAGGAACCGACGCCTTGACACGCCGCTAAGCAAGGTGGACGCATCGGCAGGTGAGGTGAAGAAGCAGGTAGGTAACACCCTAAAAGCTCTGAACGGGCAGTACCGTTTCCAGACGATGGGCGAATACCGTGCGCTCCTTTCCATCTATAACCTGACGGTGGAGGAAGCGAGGGGCAACGTGCGCGGACGGGAGTATCACGGGCTGGTCTATTCCGTCACGGACGACAAGGGCGACAAGGTGGGCAACCCGTTCAAGTCCTCGCTTTTCAGGAAGTACGTCGGCTATGAAGCCGTACAGAATAAGTTTGCCCGTTCCAAGCTGGAGATCAAGGACAGGAAACTCGCCGACATGACGAAACGCACCGTTCTTTCCGTGCTGCAAGGCACTTATGACAAGGACAAATTTGTGTCCCAACTCAAAGAGAAGGGCATCGACACCGTGTTGCGCTACACGGAGGAAGGGCGCATCTACGGGGCTACCTTCATCGACCACCGCACAGGATGCGTGCTGAACGGTTCGCGTATGGGCAAGGAACTTTCGGCGAATACCTTGCAGGAACACTTCACCCTGCCATACGCCGGACAACCGCCGATACCGCTCTCCATCCCGGTGGATGCCGTGGACAAGGCACACGGGCAGACCGCATACAACGGTGCAGACGTATCGGGCGGAATGGGCTTGCTCACTCCCGAAGGTCCGGCGACCGATGCCGAGGAAGAGGCTTTCATCCGGGCGATGAAGCGCAAAAAGAAGAAAAAGCGCAAGGGCTTGGGTATGTAA
- the mobA gene encoding conjugal transfer protein MobA, with translation MKEKRKSKAGRNPKLDPAVYRYTVRFNEEEHNRFLAMFGKSGVYARSVFLKAHFFGQPFKVLKVDKTLVDYYTKLSDFHAQFRAVGTNYNQVVKELRLHFSEKKAMALLYKLEQYTVELVKLSRRIVELSREMEAKWSQKSV, from the coding sequence ATGAAAGAGAAAAGGAAAAGCAAAGCAGGGAGAAATCCCAAACTTGATCCGGCGGTGTACCGGTACACCGTCCGTTTCAACGAGGAGGAACACAACCGTTTCCTCGCCATGTTCGGAAAATCGGGTGTCTATGCACGGTCGGTTTTCCTCAAGGCGCACTTCTTCGGGCAACCGTTCAAGGTGCTGAAGGTGGACAAGACGCTGGTGGACTATTACACCAAGCTGTCGGATTTTCATGCGCAGTTCCGCGCCGTGGGTACGAATTACAACCAGGTAGTGAAGGAACTGAGACTGCATTTTTCCGAGAAAAAGGCGATGGCGTTGCTCTATAAACTGGAGCAATACACCGTCGAACTCGTGAAACTGAGCCGTCGGATTGTGGAACTTTCAAGGGAAATGGAGGCGAAATGGTCGCAAAAATCAGTGTAG
- a CDS encoding ParA family protein, translating into MINGTFKYPEIRFFGYLPKRIPEPSETRFSDNSVTYGFNDFMTQCRQSPFVRRTASPQNRIRDDPPACVVTEADGATAKSVWKQKNKSSTIKINGTMSKEIFVAFATQKGGIGKSTVTALAASYLHNVKGYNVAVVDCDDPQHSIHGLREHEMGLIDSSTYFKALACDHFRRIKKNAYTIVKSNAVNALDDAERMIATEDVKPDVVFFDMPGTLRSNGVIKTLSQMDYIFTPLSADRFVVESTLKFVTMFRDRLMTTGQAKTKGLHLFWTMVDGRERNDLYGIYEEVIAEMGFPVLSTRLPDSKKFRRDLSEERKSVFRSTIFPMDTALLKGSGIREFSEEISDIIRPQ; encoded by the coding sequence ATGATAAACGGAACATTCAAATACCCGGAAATCCGCTTCTTCGGATACTTGCCGAAACGGATACCCGAACCGTCGGAAACCCGGTTCTCCGACAATTCGGTGACGTATGGATTCAATGACTTCATGACGCAATGTCGTCAATCACCATTTGTCCGACGCACCGCTTCACCACAGAACCGGATACGCGACGACCCGCCTGCGTGTGTAGTCACGGAAGCGGATGGTGCGACAGCCAAATCCGTATGGAAACAGAAAAACAAATCATCAACAATTAAAATAAATGGAACTATGAGTAAGGAAATCTTCGTTGCATTCGCAACACAGAAAGGTGGCATCGGCAAATCCACTGTCACGGCACTTGCCGCCAGCTACCTGCACAACGTGAAAGGCTACAATGTCGCCGTCGTGGACTGCGACGACCCGCAGCACAGCATCCACGGGCTGCGCGAACACGAAATGGGGCTTATCGACAGCAGCACCTACTTCAAGGCTCTCGCTTGCGACCATTTCCGCCGGATCAAAAAGAACGCCTACACCATCGTCAAAAGCAATGCGGTGAACGCCCTCGACGATGCCGAGAGGATGATTGCCACTGAGGACGTGAAACCCGACGTGGTGTTCTTCGACATGCCCGGCACACTCCGAAGCAACGGCGTGATAAAGACGCTCTCGCAGATGGACTACATTTTCACTCCGCTGAGTGCCGACCGCTTTGTCGTGGAGAGTACCCTGAAATTCGTCACGATGTTCCGCGACAGGCTGATGACTACCGGACAGGCGAAAACAAAGGGGCTGCATCTGTTCTGGACGATGGTGGACGGCAGGGAGAGGAACGACTTGTACGGCATCTACGAGGAAGTGATAGCCGAAATGGGCTTTCCGGTACTTTCCACCCGCTTGCCCGACAGCAAGAAGTTCCGCCGTGACCTTTCGGAAGAGCGCAAGAGCGTTTTCCGCTCCACCATCTTCCCGATGGACACGGCACTGCTGAAAGGGAGTGGCATCCGGGAGTTTTCCGAAGAGATAAGCGACATCATCAGACCGCAGTGA
- a CDS encoding DUF3408 domain-containing protein, producing MGSRKVNTEGIDEELLLASIGRRTQDGTLRPAQEVPAAAPTEEDTAAPEPSPVQPVTREKAQRESGRRKRQDEDYNELFLRRNEIKTRQCVYISRDVHGKILRIVNDIAGGEISVGGYVDTVLRQHLEQHKERINELYKKQREDLI from the coding sequence ATGGGCAGCAGGAAAGTGAACACGGAAGGCATCGACGAGGAACTGCTGTTAGCCTCCATCGGGCGGCGCACACAGGACGGGACACTGCGCCCCGCACAGGAAGTACCCGCAGCTGCACCGACCGAAGAGGACACCGCCGCACCGGAACCATCTCCTGTGCAACCCGTAACACGGGAAAAAGCGCAGAGGGAAAGTGGACGCCGGAAAAGGCAGGACGAGGACTACAACGAGCTATTCCTGCGCCGCAACGAGATAAAGACCCGCCAATGTGTCTATATCAGCCGTGACGTCCACGGCAAGATCCTCAGAATCGTGAACGACATCGCCGGAGGGGAAATCTCAGTAGGCGGATATGTGGATACCGTGCTGCGCCAGCATCTGGAACAGCACAAGGAGAGAATCAACGAACTGTACAAGAAACAACGTGAAGATCTGATTTGA
- a CDS encoding DUF3408 domain-containing protein, which translates to MEKEMTPNEKRPQQDCGGMFTQVQASVEILSPVPVSGKCSEKDYERLFIRDPEVKAREGKMAYVRPEYHERIMRITRVIGHDRLTLSAYIDHVLTHHFNQCEDAIKSLYARNYNSVF; encoded by the coding sequence ATGGAAAAAGAAATGACACCGAATGAAAAAAGACCACAGCAAGACTGCGGAGGTATGTTTACCCAAGTGCAGGCGAGTGTGGAAATACTGTCGCCTGTCCCGGTAAGCGGCAAATGCAGTGAGAAGGACTATGAACGCCTGTTCATCCGCGACCCGGAAGTAAAGGCACGTGAGGGGAAGATGGCGTATGTGCGCCCGGAGTACCACGAGCGTATCATGCGTATCACCCGTGTAATCGGGCATGACCGGCTTACGCTGTCCGCTTACATCGACCATGTGCTGACGCACCACTTCAACCAGTGCGAAGATGCGATAAAGAGCCTTTATGCCCGAAATTACAATTCAGTATTCTAA
- a CDS encoding RteC domain-containing protein, with the protein MNYFLLAETDFFRLINEAGDCNMETAYTAFATQVIELCNGGMDMNLTVIALAYIEIELQHHPVRNLSEEKREIAAYVSKALSFVRKMQKFLATPQVPPLISANNTTETATSLLQWTGNAIDLVELIYGIDEMGCINNGNMPLKQLAPLLYKIFGVESKDCYRFYTDIKRRKNESRTYFLDRMQEKLNERMLRDDELDRMRR; encoded by the coding sequence ATGAATTATTTCTTGCTGGCGGAAACCGATTTTTTCCGCCTGATAAACGAAGCCGGCGACTGCAATATGGAAACGGCATACACGGCTTTCGCCACCCAAGTGATCGAACTGTGCAACGGCGGCATGGACATGAACCTTACCGTCATCGCGCTTGCCTACATCGAAATCGAGTTGCAGCACCATCCCGTACGTAATCTGTCAGAAGAAAAAAGAGAGATTGCCGCCTACGTCAGCAAGGCTCTGTCTTTCGTAAGAAAGATGCAGAAATTCCTTGCCACGCCCCAAGTGCCGCCACTGATATCCGCCAACAACACAACAGAAACCGCCACCAGCCTCCTGCAATGGACGGGCAATGCCATCGACCTCGTGGAACTTATCTACGGCATCGACGAGATGGGCTGCATCAACAACGGCAACATGCCGCTCAAACAGCTTGCCCCGCTCCTTTACAAGATATTCGGGGTTGAGTCGAAGGACTGCTACCGTTTCTACACCGATATCAAACGCCGGAAGAACGAAAGCCGCACCTACTTCCTTGACAGAATGCAGGAGAAATTGAACGAGAGGATGCTGCGCGATGATGAGTTGGATCGTATGAGGAGATAA
- a CDS encoding dihydrofolate reductase family protein translates to MGKVQILAVLTMDGCLSSELYDKAHQDLCLDRCGLDEIRKKAFYRVTPDYSISMLHEWRKDCTNIRYLAEATPDTADYINGLLRMHAVDEIILYTVPFISGSGRHFFKSALPEQHWTLSSLKSYPNGVCRIIYILDKKAR, encoded by the coding sequence ATGGGTAAAGTTCAGATTCTCGCCGTACTGACGATGGACGGATGTCTTTCTTCAGAGTTATATGATAAAGCACATCAGGATTTGTGCCTTGACCGTTGCGGTCTTGATGAAATCAGGAAGAAAGCCTTTTACCGTGTGACACCGGACTATTCCATTTCAATGCTGCACGAATGGAGAAAAGACTGCACAAACATCCGTTACCTCGCGGAAGCCACACCGGACACGGCAGACTATATAAACGGACTGCTGCGGATGCACGCTGTGGATGAAATCATACTATACACCGTTCCTTTCATATCCGGAAGCGGACGACATTTTTTTAAGTCGGCTCTGCCAGAGCAACACTGGACGCTTTCCTCTTTGAAAAGCTATCCCAACGGTGTATGTCGCATTATCTATATCCTTGATAAAAAAGCAAGATAG